From the Nodularia sphaerocarpa UHCC 0038 genome, the window TTTGCTTGCTCAAGTGCTTTTTCACTTTTAGCTGATAAACATAACAGATGATAATTAATTTTGACTTTTGACTTTTGACTTTTGACTTGTATTGGTGCTTCTTCTAGAATTACATGGGCGTTTGTACCACCAATACCAAAGGAACTTACACCAGCGCATCGGGGGGTTTTGTCGGTTTCCCAATCAACTAAATTGGTGTTGACATAAAAGGGTGTTTGAGAAAAATCTATTTGGGAATTTGGTTGTTTAAAATGTAAACTTGGGGGAATTTGTTTGTGTTTAAGTGCTAATACAGTTTTAATTAAACTAGCAATTCCCGCAGCTGCATCTAAATGTCCAATATTGGGTTTTACTGATGATATGGCACAAAACCCGGTTCTCTTTGTTCCCTCACGAAAGGCTTGAGTTAAAGCCGCAATTTCAATGGGATCACCTAATGCTGTTCCTGTTCCGTGGGTTTCAATATAACTAATATCTGTTGGTTCAACTTCAGCTACTGCTTGAGCGGTACGAATGACTGCTGCTTGAGTATCAATTCTTGGTGCTGTGTAGCTAACTTTAAAACCACCATCATTATTAATTGCTGAACCTTTAATTACAGCATGAATATAGTCGCCATCATCAATAGCTTCTTGTAGCCGTTTCAAAACAACGATACCCAAACCACTACCAGCAATTGTTCCTTGAGCATCAGCATCAAAGGCTCGACAATGGCCATCGGGTGAATAAATTCCTCCTTCTTGGTATAAGTAACCTGTGGTTTTTGCTAAGGATACACCCCCAGCCAATGCTATATCGCATTCACCACTTAACAAGTTTTGACAGGCTACATGAACTGCTACTAAGGATGTAGAACAAGCTGTTTGAATATCTAAACTTGGTCCGCGTAAGTTTAATTTATAAGAAACTCTGGTGGTGAGAAAATCTTTATCGTTGGAAAGAAATAATTGATAACGACTAACTTGATTTTGAATTTCTGGGTTTGATACTAAGTTGAATAAATAGCTATTCATTCCTGCACCGGCATAAACTCCGATGGCTCCAGGGTAGTTTTCAGAATTGTATCCAGCGTCTTCTAAGGCTGACCAAGCACATTCTAAAAATAATCGCTGCTGTGGGTCGATGATTTCGGCTTCTCTGGGATTAAATCCAAAGAAGTCCGCATCAAAATATTCAATGTTATCTATTATGGCTTGTCTTTTTATATAATTGGGATGTTTTAATAGTTCAGGATCTACGCCGTTTTTTAGGATGTGTTCGTCGGTTAAGTCGCTGATTGATTCTACTTTGTTGCGGAGGTTTTGCCAATATTTTTCTAGGTTGTTAGCACCGGGGAATTTCCCGTTCATGCCGATTATTGCTATTTCTAATCCTGTGGGTTTTTTCATATATTTTTTTTTTAAAACGCAAAGGGGCGCGGAGGTTAACGCAAAGGTACGCGGAGGGTTTTTTTTGAGGAATGGGAGGGTTAGGTTTTTAGTCTGGTTTGTCTTTGTTGGAGGAGTCTTTGTTTACCGTTTTGTAATTGAGCAATTCTTGATGTTGTTTCTGGGTTGGGTGAGGGGGTTTTTTGAGTTAAATATTTTGCTAGGGCGTTAATTGTGGGGTGGCGGAATAGGTCTACTAGGGGAATGTTTTGATTGAGTTGGAGGTGTAGTTGTCCTTGCATTCTAACTATTAATAAGGAGTGTCCTCCTAAGTCGAAGAAGTTATCATGAATACTGAGATTTTCTATGGTTAGTAGTTCTTTCCAAATATTGGCGATGGTTTGCTCAATTTCGGTCTGCGGTAGCACTAAGGTGTTACTCACGGCTAAACGCAAGTTATTTGCTGTTGGTAATGCTTTGCGGTTAATTTTTCCGTTGGGTGTTAAAGGTAATTTTTCTAATTCTATAAATGCGGCCGGGATCATATATGTGGGTAGTTTTTCTCCTAAGTAGGAGCGTATTTCTGTGAGGATGATCTCGGTTTTGGGGACTATGTAGGCTAGTAAGTGAGGTTCTCCAGGTTGTTGTTCTCTGAGTGTGACTACTGCTTGGTTTACTGCGGGATGTTCTGTTAATACTGCTTCTATTTCTCCTAGTTCAATGCGAAATCCTCTAATTTTGATTTGATGATCTAGTCTACCTAAGTATTCTAGTTTACCATTTTCTAAGTAGCGGACGCGATCGCCTGTTTTGTAGAGGGTTTTCTCACGCAAAGGCGCAAAGGCGCAAAGGGGAAGAGTTTTAAGAAGAAATCTTTCTGCTGTTAGGTCTGGGCGTTTCCAATATCCTCTGGCGACTCCTGCACCACTAATATATAATTCTCCTGGTACTCCTATGGGGAGGGGTTGTAAATGCTCGTCGAGGACGTAAAATTGGGTGTTGGCTATGGGATGACCGATGGTGACTGGTTCATCTATACTGAGTTTTTGGGCGGCTGACCAAATGGTTGTTTCTGTCGGTCCATAAAGATTCCAGACTTCTTGGGTGCAGGATAATAGTTGTTGGGCTAGGGTGTTATCTAATGCTTCTCCACCACAGAGGATTTTTAAGTCTACTTTTCCACGCCAACCACTGGTTATTAGTAACCTCCAAGTGGCGGGTGTGGCTTGCATGACGGTGATTTGATTTTGTTCTATGCAGGTTGCAAGTTGAGTGGGGTCAAGGGTTTGGGGCGCTAATACGATTTGTGCGCCGGCAATTAAGGGGAGAAATAATTCTAAGGCGGCGATGTCAAAGGCGATGGTGGTTATTGCTAATAGTTTATCTGTGGGCGTAATTGATAATCGTTGTTTCAGGTCTGTTAAAATGTTGACGAGCGATCGCCCTTCAATCATCACCCCTTTTGGTTTCCCTGTTGACCCTGATGTATAAATTAGATATGTTACCTGTTCTGGTGTTACTTTAACTTGTGGGTCAAAGATTGGCTGTTGATTAATATTTTCCTCTACTTGATCCAGGTTGACTGTTGCTAATTCATGTGTAATTATACTATTTAAATATGTCTGTGTAAGTAATAATGTTAACTGTGCATCTGCCATCATAAAACGCAGACGTTCTGGGGGGAAGGTAGGATCTAGGGGTACGTAGGCTGCACCAGCTTTGAGGATACCGAGTAAGGCTATAATCAATAATGGCGATGAACGCTCTAAATAAACCCCAATTCTGGCTTCTGGTTTTACTCCCATTTGTAATAGAAAATGGGCGATTTGGTTGGATTTTGCGTTTAATTCCGCGTAAGTCAGGGTTTTATCTCCAAATACAACTGCTGTCGCGTCTGGTGTTTGTGCTGCTTGCTGACTAATGATTTCATGAACGCACTGCTGGGGAATTTCCTGGGTTGTGGCGTTCCAATCAATGAGTATTTGCTGTTGTTGGGTGGGACTAAGAATTGGTAATGCGGCTAAAGTACAATTTCCCTGTGTCATTCCTAACAACAGTGTTTCTAACTGTTCTAAGATTTGGGTGATAGTGGTATTGTGATAGCGATCGCGATCGTATAAAAGTCTTAAAGAAAGCTGAGAATCTACTGTTGCATACAGCGTCAGGGGATAATTAGTTTGTTCTATAGCTTGGATATTACGAATCTCCAGAGAATCCAAGGATTGTTTCAGGGCGGGTTCAATGGGATAATTTTCAAACACCACCAAAGTTTCAAACAGTGGTAAAGAGCGTGAAACTTCACTCCAGCGATGAATATCCACTAAAGAACAATATTCATATTCTCGTATTTCTACTTGCTGGTGCTGTAACTTTTGCAGCGATTTATATAACGACTCTTCAGGAGATACTAATACCCGGAATGGTAAAGTATTAATAAATAATCCCACCATCGAATCAGCATTAATTAGTGACCCCGGACGACCAGCGCACACAGTAGCAAATAAAATATCTTTTTCCCCACTATAGCGACTTAATAACAAAGCCCAAGCACCTTGTACAAAGGTATTAATAGTTAATTGTTGTTGTTTCGCTAAAGTGTCCAATTTTTTACTTAATTCAACTGAAAGCTGAATATTTTGCTCACTATAATGGCTATGTAAATTATCTGGACGAACATCTCTATTTTGCTCAATATTTAGTCGGGTTGGAGACAGAAAACCCTGTAACTGCTGTTTCCAAAATATCTCAGATTCAGCAAAATCTTGTTGCTGTAACCAAGCGATATAATCTCGATAACGGCGTGGGTTTGCTAAAACGGGTGTTTGTTCTTGGCTATATGCTTGATAAATAACCAGAAAATCTTTTAAAAGAACTTGTACTGACCAACCATCTAAAAGTAAATGGTGATAACTCCAGACAAATTGATAAACTGTATTTGTTAACTTGATCAGCGTTATTTGCATCAGGGGTGCTTGAGACAAATTAAAGCCCTGTTCTCGCTGTTTTTGCAGTAATGATTTTAAAGATTCCTGTTGTTCATTACCAGTAAAATTACACCAGTCAAGATGAGAAATAGAAAATTCTACCTGCTTACCAACTACTTGTAGAGGCTTTTCTAACTTGTCCCAAACAAAAGCTGTCCGTAAAACAGGATAACGATTAATTAAATATTGCCAAGTAGTATCAAAAGCGGGAATATTTAAACTACCATGTAACTCATAACTTACCTGTACGACATAAGCACCAGAATCAGGCGCATACAGACTATGAAATAACATACCCTGTTGCAAAGGTGAGAGGGGATAAATATCTTCTATATTTTGGCGATTTAAGTTAGTATTCATTACACACCCTCCCTTTCAAAACTAATCATCCCCATCACTAAATCTAAAGTATCCTGATTTAAATTCGCTAACTCAAAATCAGAAGGTGTGTAACCTCCCATGTTAGGTAAACGACAGTGATTAATAATTTCTTTTAATCCATCCTGAAATTTATCAACTAATTGATAAATAGTTTCTTTATTATACTGACGTTGACTATATATCCACTCAAAGGATAATTTTCCTGCTCGCACAAACCCAATAATTTCTATAGAATAACGTCGAATTTGTTGTTTATCTTGATTGCTAATATGCGGTAATGGTAGCCATTTAAATGTTTCATTCGCAAAACCTACATCTAATTGTCCTAAATAGTTAAAACTAATCTCAGCTTGGGGTAAACTCTGCAACTTCTCTGAAATTTCCCCATTGTGAAGATAGCGCAAAATTCCATAATTAAATCCTTGGTTTGGGACTGCGCGTAATTGTTCTTTAATACCCTTAAGCATTTCACCCCAATTATCACTAGACTTTTGTAACAAACAAGGATAAATTGCTGTAAACCATCCCACAGTCCGAGATATATCTATATCTTCACCCGGAAAATTGCGTCCATAAGTTTCTAAATCAACCAACACCAAATCATTATTTATCCATTTTGATATAGTAGCTGTTAAAGCAGTTAATAACACATCATTAATTTGTGTATTATAGACCGCCGGAACTTCTGTTAATAACGCCTGAGTATCTTCCGCAGCCAGAGTTACAGTTACAATATCACTATCAGCAACTTTATTACTACCATGAGAATAATCTTTTAATAAAGGTTGAACTTCTTGATATTTACTAGACAACCAGTATTTCAACTCCCGTTGTAAACCTGGCGAGCAAGCATAATCATGTAATTTTTCAGCCCAATTTAAAAAAGAAATCGTCTTAGCAGGTAAAACAATCCTCTCTCCGGCTAAAACCTGTTGATATACAGTTTGAAAATCCGCCAACAAAATCCGCCAAGAAACCCCATCAACAACCAAATGATGAATAATAATTAATAACCTAGACACCTCACCCAAATCAAAATGTACCACCCTCAATAAAGGAGCAAAACTAATATCTAAACTAGCTTGTACTTCAACAATAAGCTCTCCAATAACTCTATCCTGCTGACTCTCAGACAAACCCGACAAATCACAACAAACCAGAGGAACATTCCCTAAGTCAGCAATTTCTCCTCCTATCTCTTCCTTTGCGTCTTTGCGCCTTTGCGCGAAACAATCCACCCCTCCAAATTGACACCGCAACGTATCATGATGCAGCAATAACTTATTAATAACTTCAACCAAAACTTCCTGTTGTAACTTCTCAGAAGACTCTAAAAACACCACCTGATTAAAATGATGCTGATTCACCAACTCCTGCTCAAAAAACCAATATTGAATCGGAGTCATTAATACAGCACCAGTAATCATACCCTGTGGAGGTAGAATTGATTCATTAGGAGTAACAACTGGTGCAAGTTCAGCAATAGTTTGATGTTGAAAAATTTGCTTAGGAGTTAATTGTAGCCCTACCTGATTAGCACGACTAATTAACTGAATTGCCAAAATAGAATCGCCACCAAGCGCAAAGAAATTATCATAAATACCCACTTGGGACAAATTCAAAATTGATGACCAAATTTCCACTAACTTGGCTTCTCTCTCAGTGCGCGCTATAGTTCCTTCTGGAAAACTTGTAATTTCCGGTGCTGGTAAACTTTGTCTATCTACTTTACCATTTGCTGTTAGAGGTAAACTTTCTAAACATACAAAAAAGTTAGGAATCAAATAATCAGGAAGACGTTGTTGTAAAAATTCTCGTAGATTATCTGGTGTACTATCTAAAGGTATAAAGTAGGCTATGAGTTGTTTTTCACGAGCAATAACCACACATTCTTTTACTGCTGGATGCTGATTTAATACAGCTTCAATCTCGCCCAACTCAATGCGAAACCCCCGGATTTTTACTTGATTGTCTAATCTACCTAAGTATTCAATATTACCATTAGGAAGGTAACGAGTGCGATCGCCTGTTTTATATAAGGGAGTGGGGAGTGGGGAGTGGGGAGTAGGGAAAGGATGCTGAATAAACTTTTCGGCTGTTAAATCTGGTTGATTTAAGTAACCCCGCGCTAGTCCGTCACCAGCAATATATAACTCGCCGGGAACACCTACGGGTAAAGGGTTGAGGTGCTTATCGAGAATATAAACTTGAGTATTATTGATAGGGCGACCGATAGGAACAGTGTTACCCCTCCCCATCCCTCCCCTTAGTAAGGGGAGGGTGTCCGATAGGACGGGTGGGGTAACTGTATAACAACAGGTAAAAGTAGTATTTTCTGTTGGACCGTAACCGTTAATTACACGACATTCAGGATAAGTTTGCAGCAATTTGTTAATATGAACCGCAGATAAAACATCACCACCAGCTATTAATTGTTTAACTGATTTCAAACTTTCAAGATGTTCATCTATCATCAGGTGAAATAAGCCGGCGGTTAACCACAAAGTAGTAATTTGGTAAGCTGTAATAGCCTGTCCTATTTCTGCTAATGTAGGCTGTTGACTAGATAAAATAACTAAGCGACTACCATTTAATAATGCTCCCCAAATTTCAAATGTAGAAGCATCAAAAGCTATGGGTGCGGCTTGAAGCAAGGTTTCATCAGCACTTAAATCTATATAATTGCAATCTTTAACGAGTCGCACTACACCACGATGGGGTATACACACGCCTTTGGGAACTCCCGTAGAACCGGAGGTATACATAATGTAGGCGAGATTTTCTGGTGTGGTTTCGGGGACTGGGTTGGTTGTGGGATATGGCGCTAGATTTGTTGTATCAAAACAGAAGATGGGTAAATCGGGTAATTGGTGGGGGATGTGCTGTTGTTGCGTGAGTATTACCTGTATTTGAGCATCTTCAATCAGAAATTCTAGACGTTCTTGGGGATAAGTTGGATCTAAGGGAACGTAAAAACCACCAGCTTTGAGGATTGCTAAAACACCGATGATAAAATCCAGGGAACGGTAAACGCAAATTCCTACAGCTACTTCTGGCTTGATTCCTAAAGATGTGAGATGATGTGCAAGTTGATTAGCTTTGGCGTTGAGTTCTGAGTAAGTAATTTTTTGATGGTGACAAATAACTGCAATATCATCACCAAATTTTGAGACCTGCTGCTCAAATAATTCCTGTATGCAATTAGATATAGGATTTATTGGGGAAGTTCCAAAATTGATGATTTGCTGAAGTTCTCCCCCACTCATCAAAGATAAATCAGAGATTTTTTGATTTGCTTCAGAAGTCATCCCTAGCAAAATATTCTGGAAATGTTCTGTAAAACGGTGAATCGTTGTTTCTGTAAATAAATCACAGTTATATTCCCATTTACCTTGTAAACCTGCGTCTGTTTCCGCAATCATTAAGGTGAGGTCAAATTTTGCTGTACCGCCATCAATTTCTAACGGACTCCAACGCAAACCAGGAATTTCTATTGGCTGAGTTGGTGCATTTTCTACTACCAGCATAACTTGAAATAAGGGTGAGTGAGAGAGCGATCGCACTAATTTTAACTCTTCCACTACCTGCTCAAATGGTACATCTTGATGGCTATATGCAGATAACACCATTTCCCTAACCCGTGGTAATAATTCCGTGACCGTGGGATTATCTTCTAGGGAAATCAACAGCGCGAAAGTATTCACAAAAAAGCCAATTAATCCCTCTGTACCAGGATAATGACGATTAGCTACAGGACTACCAATGACGATTTTTTCTTGTTGACTATAGCGATGTAACAGAATACTAAACGCCGAAAACATTACCATAAATAATGTAGTGTGCGTTTCCTGTCCGAGTTGTTTAATTTTCTCTGTTAATTCCCCAGATATTGTAAAAATATAACGCTGACCTCGAAATGTTTGAATAGCTGGACGCGGATAATCTGTAGGTAATTCTAATAGTTCTGGTGCTGACTCTAATTGTTGTCGCCAATATTCCAGTTGATAGTTAAATTTATCATTTTGCGACCTTTGCCAAACAGCGAAATCAGCATATTGAATTTTTAATGGTTGTAGAGGAGAAGGTTTTCCTTGAGAAAATGCTTGATATATAGTCGCCATTTCTCCAGCGAATATATTAATTGACCAACCATCAGTAATGATGTGGTGCATGGTCAATAATAAGATGTATTCGTGAGGATTTAAGTATAATAATTTGGCTCGTAAAAGTGGACTTTCTTCTAAGTTAAAAGGTTGCTGACTTTCTTCTTTTGCAAGTTGCTGTTGTTGAGATAAAGGAAGAAAACTTAAATCTACAATTGGGATATTTATATCTATTTCCGGTGCGATTACTGCTACCCCTTGTCCATCAACATTCAGGAAACTGGTACGCAACACTTCATGGCGCTGGATAATTTCTTTAAAAGTTTGTGTCAGAACATCAACATTTACATCACCACTTAGGCGTAAAGCTGCCGCTACGTTGTAGGATGGGTTTTCAGGTTCAATTTGCACCAGCATCCACAAACGTTGTTGAGCAAAGGAAAGGGGATATTTACCCCCCTTAATCCCCCCTTGTAAAGGGGGGAGACTAGAAATCGGATTTCCTCCATTTTCCAAGGGGAGACTAGAAATCCTGTTCCCTCCCTTTTCCAAGGGGAGGGTGAGGGTGGGGTAATTAAACTCAACAAATCGAGAGGAATTAATTAACGTTGCTAATTCAACAATTGTCGGTTTTTCAAATATTTGTCGTAAAGAAATATCCACCCCAAATACCTGTTGAATTTGGGAAACCAGACGAATAACTAATAGGGAATGACCACCTAAAGTAAAGAAATTATCTGTAATTCCCACTGAATTTAAATTCAATATATTCTGCCAAATATTCAGCAGTAATTCCTCTGTGGGTGTGCGTGGTACAATTACCTCTAATGATGTGTTGAATTGTGGTTTTGGTAATGCACGACGGTCAACTTTACCGTTAGGAGTTAACGGCAGTGCATCTAAGCTGATAAATTGAGAAGGAATCATGTAATCTGGCAGATGTTTTGCCAAAAATTGCCGTAAATCTGCAATTTCTGATATTTGCGAGACAATATAAGCAACTAACCGTTTATCCCCTGTTGTATCTTCTGTCACAACTACAACAGATGCTTGTACCTCTGGATGTTGGCTGAGTAAAGATTCTATTTCACCTAATTCAATCCGAAATCCCCGGATTTTTACTTGGTTGTCTATTCTTCCAAAGTATTCGATTGTACCATCTGGGAGGTAGCGCGTGCGATCGCCTGTTTTATATAGGGTATTCTCACGCAGAGGCGCAGAGGCGCAGAGAGGAGTTTTGAGGATAAATTTTTCTGCTGTTAGTTCGGGGCGATTTAAGTAACCTCTGGCGACTCCCGCACCCGCAATATATAGTTCTCCAGGTACGCCGATGGGAACGGGTTGTAAATGCTGGTCAAGGATGTAAAATTGGGTGTTCGCGATGGGATGACCGATGGTAACAGGTTGATTATGGGAAAGTTTTTGTGCTGCTGACCAAATAGTGGTTTCCGTTGGTCCGTAGAGATTCCAGACCTCTTGACCAGATGATAACAACTGTTGTGCTAGTGACTTATCTAAAGCTTCCCCACCGCAGAGAATTTTTAAATCTGCTTTACCCATCCAACCATGAGCGATAAGTAAACGCCAAGTAGCCGGGGTAGCTTGCATCACCGTGATTTGCTGCTGTTCGATGATAGCTGCTATCTGCGAGGGGTCAACCAAAGCTGTTTGTGGTGTTAAAATAATTCGCGCACCGACAATTAAAGGCAAAAACAACTCCAAAGCGGCAATATCAAATGCAATAGTCGTAATCGCTAACCAATGGTCTGTAGAACAGATTCCTAACTGCTGTTGCAAAGCCTTGATTAGATTAGTGAGCGATCGCTGTTCAACCATCACCCCCTTCGGTTTACCCGTAGACCCCGAAGTATAAATAACATAAGCTAAACTTTCTGCTGTAACATCACTGATAGGATTCTCAATAGATTGTAGAGCGATCCTCCCTTCCTCCTCTGCGCCTCTGCGTCTCTGCGTGAGCATTACCCCCACTTTTGCATCATCCAAAATATACCGTAATCGAGCTTGAGGATAAGCCGGATCTAAAGGTACATAAAACCCCCCAGCCTTGAGAACCCCCAACATAGAAATGATCATTTCCGGGGAACGTTCCAAACAAATTCCCACAGGAGTTTCTCGCTTAACTCCCAAACCTTGTAAATAATGAGCCAGTTGATTAGCTTTATGATTAAGTTCTCTATAAGTAAAAGATTCCTCACCAAAAACCAACGCAATTTCATCAGGCGTTCTTTCCACCTGCGCTTCAAATAGCTGATGAATGCACTGATTTGGATAAACTTGTGTAGTCTGATTCCACTCTTCTAATATTAGCTGTTTTTCCTGTGGAGTTAAAATTGATATTTGTGAAAGCCTTTGCTCAGGATTATTCACCATTGATACAAGCAAAGTTTCCAAATGTTCTAAAAACCGTAAAATCGTTGCTGCATCAAAATAAGAAACATCATAACTAACTTTAAATAACAACTCTTGTCCAGGAATTACTGTTAATGTTAAAGGATAATTTGTTTTTTCAACTCCTTGGGTGTCTTCAATTTGGAGAGTCTGGTCAAAACTTTTGATTACTGATTCTATCGACACTGGATAATTCTCAAATACCAGCAAACTCTCAAACAAAGATATTCCACGGGGAACGGAACTCCAACCTTGAATATCTACTAAGGAACTATAACTATATTGTTCTCTTTCTACCTGTTGAGCTTGTAATTGTTGCAGCCAAGGTATTATTTGCATCTCTCCATCGACATCAACACGCACAGGTAAAGTATTGATAAATAGCCCAACTATCTTTTCTACTTGCGGTAATTCTGGAGGACGACCGGAAACAGTAGTACCAAATAATACATCATTCTCACCGCTATAACGGCTTAATAATAACGCCCAAGCCCCTTGCACTAAAGTATTGAGGGTGAGACGATGCTGACGGACAAAGTTTTGCATCGCTTCGTAACCAATACCTTGTAGAGATGTTGCATACAAAGTCTCTACATTCTCTGATCGCATACCCAAAACTGTGGGTGCTGTAAAATTCTGAAGATGCTTACGCCAATAACTTTCCGCTTGCTCTGGGTTTTGTTGCTGTAGCCAAAGAATATAATTACTGTAAGGTGTGGGTGGTGGTAATGTTAAATCTTGCTCTTGACAAAATGCTTTATATAGTGTAAAGACTTCTGTTAATAAAATCCCGTT encodes:
- a CDS encoding amino acid adenylation domain-containing protein, which produces MNTNLNRQNIEDIYPLSPLQQGMLFHSLYAPDSGAYVVQVSYELHGSLNIPAFDTTWQYLINRYPVLRTAFVWDKLEKPLQVVGKQVEFSISHLDWCNFTGNEQQESLKSLLQKQREQGFNLSQAPLMQITLIKLTNTVYQFVWSYHHLLLDGWSVQVLLKDFLVIYQAYSQEQTPVLANPRRYRDYIAWLQQQDFAESEIFWKQQLQGFLSPTRLNIEQNRDVRPDNLHSHYSEQNIQLSVELSKKLDTLAKQQQLTINTFVQGAWALLLSRYSGEKDILFATVCAGRPGSLINADSMVGLFINTLPFRVLVSPEESLYKSLQKLQHQQVEIREYEYCSLVDIHRWSEVSRSLPLFETLVVFENYPIEPALKQSLDSLEIRNIQAIEQTNYPLTLYATVDSQLSLRLLYDRDRYHNTTITQILEQLETLLLGMTQGNCTLAALPILSPTQQQQILIDWNATTQEIPQQCVHEIISQQAAQTPDATAVVFGDKTLTYAELNAKSNQIAHFLLQMGVKPEARIGVYLERSSPLLIIALLGILKAGAAYVPLDPTFPPERLRFMMADAQLTLLLTQTYLNSIITHELATVNLDQVEENINQQPIFDPQVKVTPEQVTYLIYTSGSTGKPKGVMIEGRSLVNILTDLKQRLSITPTDKLLAITTIAFDIAALELFLPLIAGAQIVLAPQTLDPTQLATCIEQNQITVMQATPATWRLLITSGWRGKVDLKILCGGEALDNTLAQQLLSCTQEVWNLYGPTETTIWSAAQKLSIDEPVTIGHPIANTQFYVLDEHLQPLPIGVPGELYISGAGVARGYWKRPDLTAERFLLKTLPLCAFAPLREKTLYKTGDRVRYLENGKLEYLGRLDHQIKIRGFRIELGEIEAVLTEHPAVNQAVVTLREQQPGEPHLLAYIVPKTEIILTEIRSYLGEKLPTYMIPAAFIELEKLPLTPNGKINRKALPTANNLRLAVSNTLVLPQTEIEQTIANIWKELLTIENLSIHDNFFDLGGHSLLIVRMQGQLHLQLNQNIPLVDLFRHPTINALAKYLTQKTPSPNPETTSRIAQLQNGKQRLLQQRQTRLKT
- a CDS encoding amino acid adenylation domain-containing protein, translated to MQAGMLFHTLYAPNSGVYFEQRSCLIRGNLNLAAFRQAWQRVVERHSVLRTAFHYSELEKPLQVVYDSVDLPWQELDWCGLEDTEQEVKLTEFLESDCNCGFDLQQPPLMRCAVIRLEANKYQFIWSHHHLLMDGWCNGILLTEVFTLYKAFCQEQDLTLPPPTPYSNYILWLQQQNPEQAESYWRKHLQNFTAPTVLGMRSENVETLYATSLQGIGYEAMQNFVRQHRLTLNTLVQGAWALLLSRYSGENDVLFGTTVSGRPPELPQVEKIVGLFINTLPVRVDVDGEMQIIPWLQQLQAQQVEREQYSYSSLVDIQGWSSVPRGISLFESLLVFENYPVSIESVIKSFDQTLQIEDTQGVEKTNYPLTLTVIPGQELLFKVSYDVSYFDAATILRFLEHLETLLVSMVNNPEQRLSQISILTPQEKQLILEEWNQTTQVYPNQCIHQLFEAQVERTPDEIALVFGEESFTYRELNHKANQLAHYLQGLGVKRETPVGICLERSPEMIISMLGVLKAGGFYVPLDPAYPQARLRYILDDAKVGVMLTQRRRGAEEEGRIALQSIENPISDVTAESLAYVIYTSGSTGKPKGVMVEQRSLTNLIKALQQQLGICSTDHWLAITTIAFDIAALELFLPLIVGARIILTPQTALVDPSQIAAIIEQQQITVMQATPATWRLLIAHGWMGKADLKILCGGEALDKSLAQQLLSSGQEVWNLYGPTETTIWSAAQKLSHNQPVTIGHPIANTQFYILDQHLQPVPIGVPGELYIAGAGVARGYLNRPELTAEKFILKTPLCASAPLRENTLYKTGDRTRYLPDGTIEYFGRIDNQVKIRGFRIELGEIESLLSQHPEVQASVVVVTEDTTGDKRLVAYIVSQISEIADLRQFLAKHLPDYMIPSQFISLDALPLTPNGKVDRRALPKPQFNTSLEVIVPRTPTEELLLNIWQNILNLNSVGITDNFFTLGGHSLLVIRLVSQIQQVFGVDISLRQIFEKPTIVELATLINSSRFVEFNYPTLTLPLEKGGNRISSLPLENGGNPISSLPPLQGGIKGGKYPLSFAQQRLWMLVQIEPENPSYNVAAALRLSGDVNVDVLTQTFKEIIQRHEVLRTSFLNVDGQGVAVIAPEIDINIPIVDLSFLPLSQQQQLAKEESQQPFNLEESPLLRAKLLYLNPHEYILLLTMHHIITDGWSINIFAGEMATIYQAFSQGKPSPLQPLKIQYADFAVWQRSQNDKFNYQLEYWRQQLESAPELLELPTDYPRPAIQTFRGQRYIFTISGELTEKIKQLGQETHTTLFMVMFSAFSILLHRYSQQEKIVIGSPVANRHYPGTEGLIGFFVNTFALLISLEDNPTVTELLPRVREMVLSAYSHQDVPFEQVVEELKLVRSLSHSPLFQVMLVVENAPTQPIEIPGLRWSPLEIDGGTAKFDLTLMIAETDAGLQGKWEYNCDLFTETTIHRFTEHFQNILLGMTSEANQKISDLSLMSGGELQQIINFGTSPINPISNCIQELFEQQVSKFGDDIAVICHHQKITYSELNAKANQLAHHLTSLGIKPEVAVGICVYRSLDFIIGVLAILKAGGFYVPLDPTYPQERLEFLIEDAQIQVILTQQQHIPHQLPDLPIFCFDTTNLAPYPTTNPVPETTPENLAYIMYTSGSTGVPKGVCIPHRGVVRLVKDCNYIDLSADETLLQAAPIAFDASTFEIWGALLNGSRLVILSSQQPTLAEIGQAITAYQITTLWLTAGLFHLMIDEHLESLKSVKQLIAGGDVLSAVHINKLLQTYPECRVINGYGPTENTTFTCCYTVTPPVLSDTLPLLRGGMGRGNTVPIGRPINNTQVYILDKHLNPLPVGVPGELYIAGDGLARGYLNQPDLTAEKFIQHPFPTPHSPLPTPLYKTGDRTRYLPNGNIEYLGRLDNQVKIRGFRIELGEIEAVLNQHPAVKECVVIAREKQLIAYFIPLDSTPDNLREFLQQRLPDYLIPNFFVCLESLPLTANGKVDRQSLPAPEITSFPEGTIARTEREAKLVEIWSSILNLSQVGIYDNFFALGGDSILAIQLISRANQVGLQLTPKQIFQHQTIAELAPVVTPNESILPPQGMITGAVLMTPIQYWFFEQELVNQHHFNQVVFLESSEKLQQEVLVEVINKLLLHHDTLRCQFGGVDCFAQRRKDAKEEIGGEIADLGNVPLVCCDLSGLSESQQDRVIGELIVEVQASLDISFAPLLRVVHFDLGEVSRLLIIIHHLVVDGVSWRILLADFQTVYQQVLAGERIVLPAKTISFLNWAEKLHDYACSPGLQRELKYWLSSKYQEVQPLLKDYSHGSNKVADSDIVTVTLAAEDTQALLTEVPAVYNTQINDVLLTALTATISKWINNDLVLVDLETYGRNFPGEDIDISRTVGWFTAIYPCLLQKSSDNWGEMLKGIKEQLRAVPNQGFNYGILRYLHNGEISEKLQSLPQAEISFNYLGQLDVGFANETFKWLPLPHISNQDKQQIRRYSIEIIGFVRAGKLSFEWIYSQRQYNKETIYQLVDKFQDGLKEIINHCRLPNMGGYTPSDFELANLNQDTLDLVMGMISFEREGV